DNA sequence from the Halorussus sp. MSC15.2 genome:
CGACACCCACCTTCAAGTGTCGCGGCGTCGTCCCGTGGTTCGGGGTCACACATGCAGAAGAACGTCGGAGGACTCGACGAGGGGATTCGAATCACGCTCGGACCGCTGCTGGTGGTACTCTCGATAGCGTCGCTGCAGGGAACCGTCCGCCTCCGTCCCGCGGTCACTGCCGGCGCGCTCGCAGTCGGTGCGGTTCTGACCGTCACCGGCCTCACGCAGACGTGTCCCGGAAACGAGGCGATGGGTCGAGACACGTACCGTCCGAGCGAGAACCTCAGCGAACAGGCCCGAGCGGTCCGGGAGCGCGCGCTCCAGTAGCGCGGAGACGAACCGAACCGCCGTCCCTTTATCCGCGTCGTCCCTACCCCGCGCCAATGAGCGAATCGGACGACGCCGACTACTCGCTGCCCGACGACCTCCCGGCGGTCCGCAACGCACTCGTCTCGTGGTACGAGGCGGACCACCGGCAGTTCCCGTGGCGCGAGACTGACGACGCCTACGAGATTCTGGTCTCGGAGGTCATGAGCCAGCAGACCCAACTCGGCCGGGTCGTCGAGGCGTGGGAGGCGTTCCTCGACAGGTGGCCGACTCCGGCGGCCCTCGCGGACGCCGACCGCGCCGACGTGGTTGGGTTCTGGACCGACCACAGCCTCGGCTACAACAACCGCGCGAAGTACCTCCACGAGGCGGCAGCGCAGGTCGTGACCGAGTACGACGGCGAGTTCCCCGAGTCGCCCGGCGAACTCCAGAACCTGATGGGCGTCGGGCCGTACACCGCGAACGCGGTCGCCTCCTTCGCGTTCAACAACGGCGACGCCGTGGTGGACACCAACGTCAAGCGCGTCCTCCATCGGGCCTTCGACGTGCCCGACGACGACGCCGCGTTCGAGGCCGCCGCCAGCGAGGTGATGCCCGACGGCGAATCCCGAGTCTGGAACAACGCCATCATGGAACTGGGCGGCGTCGCCTGCGAGCAGACGCCGAAGTGCGACTCGGCGGGATGCCCGTGGCGCGAGTGGTGTCACGCCTACGAGACCGGCGACTTCACCGCGCCGGACGTGCCAACCCAACCGAGTTTCGAGGGAAGCAGGCGGCAGTTCCGCGGGAAAGTAATCTCGATTCTGGAGGAGTACGACGAACTCCCGCTCTCGAAACTCGGCCCGCGCGTCAGGGTCGATTACGCGCCGGAGGGAGAGTACGGCCGCGAGTGGCTGGAAGGCCTCCTGAACGACCTCTCGGACGACGGACTGGTGGACGTCGAGTGCGGTGACGCGAACGACGAACTCGTCGCCCGCCTCCGACGCTGAGTTCGAATCGACAGTCCGTCTCGACCTGTAACTGAAGCGCCCGCTTCACCCTACAGAAAGCGTTTATCCAGACCGGTGGAACGACCGGGCATGACCCTCCGCCGCCGCGAAACCCTCGCGCTCTCCGGTGCCCTCCTCGCCGGACTCGCCGGCTGTACGGGAAGCGACGACTCGCAGAACACCCCCGCGAACGAATCACCGACCGACGAGACGCCCGGAACGACCACCGGAGAATCCCCCGGTTTCGACGACCTCGACGCACCGCCCTTCCCCGAAATCGACCCCGTGACCGACCCCGAAATCCCCGAGGACCTGCTCGCCGACCAGATTCGCGGGAACACTGCGTTCGCGCTCGACCTGCTCGCGGTCCTGCGCGACCAGCAAGACGCCCCGAACCTGTTCCTCTCGCCCTACAGCGTCTCCGTCGCGCTGGCGATGACGTACGCCGGTGCCCGCGGGGGTACCGCCGCAGAGATGGCCGACGCGCTCCACTTCGTCCTCGACCAGGAGAACCTCCACGGGGCGTTCGCGTCGCTGGACGCCGAATTCGAGCGACGGAACGCCGACGGGACGGAGGCGAGCGGACGGGTGGTGACCGAACGCGAGACGGACGCGGGTCCGGCCTTCGAGTTCACGACGGCGAACGGCGTGTGGGGTCAAGAGGGGTTCCCCTTCCGCGAGGAGTTCCTCGACCTCCTCGACGCGTACTACGGCGCTGGCCTGCGACTCGCCGACTTCTCGGGCGACCCCGAGGCGGCCCGGAAGCGAATCAACTCGTGGGTCGCCGACAACACGGGCGACCGCATCGAGGACCTGCTTCCCCGGGGGTCCATCGACGAGGCGACTCGCCTCGTGCTGACCAACGCCGTCTACTTCTCGGCGCGGTGGCGCGTCCCGTTCTCTGAGGACGAGACCGAGGAGCGGGCGTTCACGTCGCTCGACGGTTCGACCGCGCAGGTACCGACCATGCACCAGTCCATCGAGACCCAGTACGCCCGAATCGACGGCCACCAACTGGTCGAACTGGCCTACGCCAACCGCCAGACGAGCATGGTCGTCGTCCTTCCCGCCGAGGGCGAGTTCGAGGCGTTCGAGGAGTCGCTGACGGTGGACCGACTCGCCACCGTGCTGGACCGGACTTCCGACGCGCTGGTTGACCTCGCGCTCCCCAAGTTCGAAGTCGAGTCGTCGTTCAGTCTCGTGGAGGCGATGCAGTCGCTCGGCGTGACGGAGGCGTTCACGCCGTCCGCGGACCTGACGGGGATGAGCGAGGCGGCGGGCGAGGACCTGTTCGTCGGCGACGTCGTCCACCAGAGTTTCGTGTCGGTGGACGAGCGCGGCACCGAGGCGGCGGCCGCGACCGCCGCGATAATTCAGGAGGACGCCCCGCCCAAGCAGGTCGAGATGACGGTGGACCGGCCGTTCCTCTTCTACGTCCGGGACCGCCCGACCGAGACGCCGCTGTTCCTCGGGCGTGTGACGAGTCTCGATTGACCCCCGAAGGCGCGACCCGCTTACCGCATCACGTTCCGCTCGCGTGACGTTCGCGCTCCGTCGGTCGGCACACAGCTATTTGACGCTCGCCTCCGACGACCATCCTATGCCGGACACACCACACATCGTTGCCGTCTGCGGGAGTCTTCGGGACGAAAGCGTCACCAGAGTCGCACTGAAAGAGGCCCTAGAAGGCGTCGAGGAGAAGGGGGGAGAGGGCGAACTGCTCGACCTTCGCGACTACGACCTGCCCGCGTACGACCCGGACGTGGACGACGAGGCGGAGGACGCCGCCGAACTCACCCGCGAACTGCGCGAGGCCGACGCTATCCTCTTGGGGTCGCCGATGTACCACGGGTCGTACTCGTCGGTGCTGAAGACGGCCCTCGACTACAGCGGGTTCGACGAGTTCGAGCACAAGACGGTCGGCCTGCTCGCGGTGTCCGGCGGGAGTTTCCCCATCACCGCGCTCGAACACCTCCGGTCGGTCTGCCGGGCGCTCGACGCGTGGGTCCTCCCGCATCAGGCCGCCGTCCCGCGCTCGCACTCGGCGGTCCGGGACGGGACGTTCACCGACGAGGACGTCGCCGAGCGCGTCCGGGAACTCGGCCGCGAAGTCGTCAACTACGCCAACATCGAACCGAGTCCGCCGACGATGGAGAGCGAGGAGAACGTCGGGGCGGTGGAGTAGCCGCCTCAGCCGCGGTGCGGAAGCGACTGTCAATCTTCCGACCGTATCTGCCCCTTCCGCAGGTCCCTTCCCGGTAGCCACCCTCTATCCGAGCATGCCGGATACGAATCGGAAGTACCTACTGGCGAAGCGCCCCGAGGGCAGACCCGACCGAGACACCTTCGAACTGGTCGAGGAAGACGTGCCGGAACCGGGACCGGGCGAGGTGCTGGTCCGTACGCTCTACCTCTCGGTGGACCCCTACATGCGCGGCCGGATGGACGCCGGGGAGTCGTACGCCGAACCGTGGGAGGTCGGCGACCCGCTTCGGGCCGGAGTCGTCGGCGAAGTCGTCGAGTCCAACGGCACGAACTTCGAGGCGGGCGACGTGGTGACGGGCAACCTCGACTGGGCCGACTACGCGACCGCGCGCGGGAGCGAACTCCAGTCGGTGAACCCCGACCTCGGACCGGTTTCGACCGCGCTCGGCGTCCTCGGGATGCCGGGCCGGACCGCCTACTTCGGTACCCGCGATGTCGCGGAACCGAAGGCCGGAGACACGTTCGTCGTCACGGGTGCGGCGGGCGCTGTCGGGTCGGTCGCGGGCCAGATAGCCAAGCTCTCGGGCGCTCGCGTGGTCGGTTTCGCGGGGTCCGACGAGAAGGTCGAGTTCCTCGAAGACGAACTCGGGTTCGACGCCGGTATCAACTACAAGGAGACCGACGACTACCGCGCGGCGCTCGACGAGGCCGCCCCGGACGGCGTGGACAGCTACTTCGACAACGTCGGCGGACCGATTACCGACGCCGTCTTCTCGAAACTGAACGTGGACGCTCGCGTCGCAGTGTGCGGCCAGATTTCGCTGTACAACGCCGAGGAGATGCCGACTGGACCGCGGAAGCTCGGAAAACTCATCGAGACCCGAGCGCGCGTCGAGGGTCTCCTCGTCGGCGACTTCGCGCCCCGGTTCGAGGAGGCGACCCGCCAACTCGCGGAGTGGGTCGCCGAGGACGAGATTCGGTACCGCGAGACGGTCACGGAGGGACTGGAGAACGCCCCGGACGCCTTCCTCGGCCTGTTCGAGGGCGAGAACATCGGCAAACAGCTCGTGAAAGTCGGCGAGCGCGACGCGTAGCGCTCCGCGGCGACGAGTTCTACCGCCACGCTGTTCGCCCGGCGAATCGCTTTCCATACGTTAGCCGTGCGCTCGAGTTGAAAGAGACAGTAACTAATTTTTCGACGGAACCGACTAGTGGGCAACGAGGAGGTGGCCGACCGTGACAGTGGTACCGCACTACCCGTCAGACGAACCGCGAGACGACCGCGAAGCGCCCGACTTCGGCGAGATAGTCGACGAGATTCTGGACCGCGGCGACCCGACGCCGTCGGTCCCCGCGGCCCGACGCCCGGTCGCGCGGTGAGACGGTCGCCCCGCGGTCGACCGTCGGGCGAACCGGAGGCCGCGCGGGCGACCCGAATCGGCAACCCTTTTCTCCCTCGATTGAGCGCAGAACGGACATGCACAAGATAACGAACAGCGGGTGGGTCGAGGTCGTCACCGGCTGTATGTTCTCCGGAAAGACCGAGGAGCTACTCCGGCGACTCCGCAGAGCCGAAATCGCCGGTCAGGAGGTCGCGGCCTTCAAGCCGTCGCTCGACGACCGCTACGGCGAGGGGACCGTGGGGTCCCACAACGGTCGCCAGTGGGACGCGACGGTGGTGGACCCCGACGACGGGGTCTGGGACATCCCGGAGGAACTCAACGGCGAGGAGGTCGTCGCCATCGACGAGGCCAACTTCTTCTCCGAGGACCTCGTCGAGGTCTGCGAGTTCCTCGCGGACGACGACCGCCGGGTCGTCGTCTCGGGCACCGACCAGACGTTCCGCGGCGAACCCTTCGAACCCCTGCCGCGACTCGTCGCGCTGGCCGAGTACGTGGACAAGTATCAGGCCATCTGCGCCCAGTGCGGCGAACCCGCGACCCGGAACCAGCGACTCGTCGGCGGCGAACCCGCTCACGTCGACGACCCGACCATCGTGGTCGGGGCCGACGAGTCCTACGAGGCCCGATGTCGGAACTGTCATACTCTCCGGACCGACTAGTCCGACTGTGTACTGCGTGGTGAACCGACCGTGATGTACTCCGAGACCGACTGCGAGGTGGGCGTGTCGTGACTCAGTGGGTCGAGAACCCCTCGGGCGGGCGCGACCGCGGACCCGCGGCGCTCGCTCGGGCGTGGGTCGAAGTACTCGTCAGCCCTCGGCGGTTCTTCCGGCACGGAATCGCGCCGGGCGACCAAGCACCGGGCCTCGTCTTCGCCGTGGTCGTCGTCCTCGCGGAGGAGGCGACCCGGTTCGCGCTGGTCCCCGGCGCGGCCCCGACGCTCGGCGGGCGACCCGCGCTGTCGGCGCTGTTCGGCCTCGCGCTGGTGGCGCTGTTCGTCGCGCCCGCCGTCCTGCACCTGACCGCCGCGCTCCAGACCGTCCTCCTGATGGCTACGGTGCCCGACCGCGCCGGTACCAGCGAGACGGTGCAGGTCATCGCGTACGCGACCGCGCCGTGCGTCTTCGCGGGCGTCCCGAGTCCCACGCTCCGCGCGGCCTGCGCGACGTACGGCGCGGCGCTGTTCGTCGTCGGTCTCCGCGAGGTCCACGACACTTCCGCAGTCCGGGCGCTGGTCGCGGGCGCGGTTCCGGCCGCGCTGGTCTTCGGCTACGCCTTCCGCGGGTTCGCCGCGCTCGACGAACTGGTCGTTCGGCACGCTGGCGAGGTCTGTCTCCGCCTCGCGGAACTCGGCGCGGAGGTCTGTGCACCGCTCGGTTGATGCGTCGCCTCTCTTCTGTCGCCCGACCATCACGCCCGTTCGACCGACCCGTCCCCCATATCGTATAAACCACCGCATCTATCCGGCACCACGCACACGTCTCCGACGTGAATATCTACGACCGATGGAAACGCGGGCCTCCGAATCGTCGCGTCCCGAGTCGGAACCGGACGGTGAACAGTTAGCGACGGTCGCACTGGACGACGACCGACGACTCGCGTACGCCGAATACGGCCGTTCCGACGGCGCTCCGGTCGTCTTCCTCCACGGGACGCCCGGGTCGCGCCGACTGGGCGAACTGCTCGACGCGGCCGCCCGAGAGCGCGGACTCCGAGTCCTCGCGCCGGACAGGCCCGGCTACGGTCGCTCCTCGCCGTGGCCGACTCGCTCGGTGAACGACGCCGGGGAGTTCGTCGGTGCCGTCCTCGACGACGCCGACATACAGGAGGCCGGACTGGTCGCGTTCTCCGGTGGCGGTCCGTACGCGCTGGCGACTGCGGCGACCCACCCGGAGCGAATCAGTCGGGTGGACGTCGTCGCCGGAGCCACGCCGCCGGACGTCGGCGAGGTGACGCCCGCGGTTCAGCGACTCCTCTCGGGACTGGCGGCGACGACGCCGCTCGTCCTTGGGGGACTCCTCCGGGGGCAGGCGTGGCTCGCCAGTCGCCTCGGCCCGTCGTTCGTGGTCGCGCAGTACACGACGGGCGACGCCGAGTCCGTCTCCGACGACGCCGCGGCGGTCGTCAGGGCCGACTTCGTCGAGGCGTTCGCGCGGCACCGGCGCGGTGCCGTAACCGAGTTCCGCCACGCGGCCACCGACTGGGGAGTTCGCTTCGACGACATCGAGGCGGAGGTCTGCCTCTGGCACGGCGAGAACGACGCGAACGTCCCCATCGACGGCGTCCGACGCCTCGAAGAGAGGATACCGACCGCCGAACTCCGCGCGTTCGAGGACGCCGACCACCTCGGGACGCTTCTCCGAGCAGTCCCGGACGTGCTGGCGGAACACCGATGACGCGGCCGATTTCACCGACGCGTCCGGGCGAACGCCACCTGCTGGCGCGGGCCGTAACCGAGCGAGACCACGCCGATTGATATGCGGAGGGCGCGAACAGGGCTGGAGAGCGACATGAAACGCGTCCAGTTGTCGGTCAGCTATCCGGACAGGTTCGTCCACCCCATTCAGCGCCGAATCGTGTCGGACCTGCCGATTACGCGCGCCGAGTTACTGATGTGGAGTCCGACCGAGGACGCGACGACGCTGCTCTGGTGCGACGGCGACCGGGACGCCACCGCGCAGGCCGTCGCCGACGTGGAGTCGCTGGTCGCGAGCAACTTCGTCGAGGACGCCGACGGCACCTACGCGTTCCTGCGGCAGGACGACTACGAGTTCCCGGCGGTGCTGCTCGAACTCGTCGCCGACGCGCGGGTCATCTTCCTCCCGCCGGTCACGTTCCTCGAAACGGGCGACGTGCAGTTCGAAGCCGTCGGCGAATCGGAGGCGCTCGGTGCGTTCCACGAGGAACTCTCGGCGCTCGGCGACCTCACCGTCGAACGGGTCCGCGAGTTCGAGCGGCGCGACTCGCCGTCGCGCCTCACCGACCGCCAGCGGGCGGCGCTCGACGCCGCGGTCTCGGTCGGCTACTACGACGTGCCGCGAAACGGCACGGTCGCGGACGTCGCAGACGCTCTCGACTGTTCGTCCAGTACGGCGGGGGAACTGCTGCGCAAGGCGGAGGCGGCCGTCATCTCGGACTACACCGAGACGCGCTGACGCGAATCGAGAGCAGGTGTCAGTTCCGCCGACCTCGACTCTCCCACCTATAAGACGCCCCGTATCGAACGGCCGGTATGCTCAACCTCATCCTCGACGACTTCATGGTCGAACTCAAGGACGGAGCCATCCGGAACGTCGGTCCCTCGAACAAGTCCGGCACCGCGAAACTGTTCGACGTGGAGTCGGCCGAAGCGCGGGAGTTCGGCGACAAGCGCGTGAAGATAGTCTGCGAGGACGACGACGGAAACGAGGTGCAGGTCGCGCTGTTCCCCGAGCAGGTCCGTGACATCGCCGACGACATCGAGGCGATGGAGGACGACAGTCCGGTCTTCGAGTAGCGATTCGATTCCGGACGCGGACGGGTCGAGTTTCGGGCAAGTGAACCGCCGGGACGCGTCGCGGTCACCGCCGAGTCACCGTTCCTTCCGAACCGATGTCGAACGCCAGACTGTCGCCGTCTGCATCGTCTTCGGGATAGTAATGGACGTGGTCCTCGTCGGTCATTCTCCGGTTGTTCTC
Encoded proteins:
- a CDS encoding DUF2892 domain-containing protein, which encodes MQKNVGGLDEGIRITLGPLLVVLSIASLQGTVRLRPAVTAGALAVGAVLTVTGLTQTCPGNEAMGRDTYRPSENLSEQARAVRERALQ
- a CDS encoding A/G-specific adenine glycosylase translates to MSESDDADYSLPDDLPAVRNALVSWYEADHRQFPWRETDDAYEILVSEVMSQQTQLGRVVEAWEAFLDRWPTPAALADADRADVVGFWTDHSLGYNNRAKYLHEAAAQVVTEYDGEFPESPGELQNLMGVGPYTANAVASFAFNNGDAVVDTNVKRVLHRAFDVPDDDAAFEAAASEVMPDGESRVWNNAIMELGGVACEQTPKCDSAGCPWREWCHAYETGDFTAPDVPTQPSFEGSRRQFRGKVISILEEYDELPLSKLGPRVRVDYAPEGEYGREWLEGLLNDLSDDGLVDVECGDANDELVARLRR
- a CDS encoding serpin family protein encodes the protein MTLRRRETLALSGALLAGLAGCTGSDDSQNTPANESPTDETPGTTTGESPGFDDLDAPPFPEIDPVTDPEIPEDLLADQIRGNTAFALDLLAVLRDQQDAPNLFLSPYSVSVALAMTYAGARGGTAAEMADALHFVLDQENLHGAFASLDAEFERRNADGTEASGRVVTERETDAGPAFEFTTANGVWGQEGFPFREEFLDLLDAYYGAGLRLADFSGDPEAARKRINSWVADNTGDRIEDLLPRGSIDEATRLVLTNAVYFSARWRVPFSEDETEERAFTSLDGSTAQVPTMHQSIETQYARIDGHQLVELAYANRQTSMVVVLPAEGEFEAFEESLTVDRLATVLDRTSDALVDLALPKFEVESSFSLVEAMQSLGVTEAFTPSADLTGMSEAAGEDLFVGDVVHQSFVSVDERGTEAAAATAAIIQEDAPPKQVEMTVDRPFLFYVRDRPTETPLFLGRVTSLD
- a CDS encoding NADPH-dependent FMN reductase codes for the protein MPDTPHIVAVCGSLRDESVTRVALKEALEGVEEKGGEGELLDLRDYDLPAYDPDVDDEAEDAAELTRELREADAILLGSPMYHGSYSSVLKTALDYSGFDEFEHKTVGLLAVSGGSFPITALEHLRSVCRALDAWVLPHQAAVPRSHSAVRDGTFTDEDVAERVRELGREVVNYANIEPSPPTMESEENVGAVE
- a CDS encoding NADP-dependent oxidoreductase, which translates into the protein MPDTNRKYLLAKRPEGRPDRDTFELVEEDVPEPGPGEVLVRTLYLSVDPYMRGRMDAGESYAEPWEVGDPLRAGVVGEVVESNGTNFEAGDVVTGNLDWADYATARGSELQSVNPDLGPVSTALGVLGMPGRTAYFGTRDVAEPKAGDTFVVTGAAGAVGSVAGQIAKLSGARVVGFAGSDEKVEFLEDELGFDAGINYKETDDYRAALDEAAPDGVDSYFDNVGGPITDAVFSKLNVDARVAVCGQISLYNAEEMPTGPRKLGKLIETRARVEGLLVGDFAPRFEEATRQLAEWVAEDEIRYRETVTEGLENAPDAFLGLFEGENIGKQLVKVGERDA
- a CDS encoding thymidine kinase — translated: MHKITNSGWVEVVTGCMFSGKTEELLRRLRRAEIAGQEVAAFKPSLDDRYGEGTVGSHNGRQWDATVVDPDDGVWDIPEELNGEEVVAIDEANFFSEDLVEVCEFLADDDRRVVVSGTDQTFRGEPFEPLPRLVALAEYVDKYQAICAQCGEPATRNQRLVGGEPAHVDDPTIVVGADESYEARCRNCHTLRTD
- a CDS encoding YIP1 family protein; the encoded protein is MTQWVENPSGGRDRGPAALARAWVEVLVSPRRFFRHGIAPGDQAPGLVFAVVVVLAEEATRFALVPGAAPTLGGRPALSALFGLALVALFVAPAVLHLTAALQTVLLMATVPDRAGTSETVQVIAYATAPCVFAGVPSPTLRAACATYGAALFVVGLREVHDTSAVRALVAGAVPAALVFGYAFRGFAALDELVVRHAGEVCLRLAELGAEVCAPLG
- a CDS encoding alpha/beta fold hydrolase gives rise to the protein METRASESSRPESEPDGEQLATVALDDDRRLAYAEYGRSDGAPVVFLHGTPGSRRLGELLDAAARERGLRVLAPDRPGYGRSSPWPTRSVNDAGEFVGAVLDDADIQEAGLVAFSGGGPYALATAATHPERISRVDVVAGATPPDVGEVTPAVQRLLSGLAATTPLVLGGLLRGQAWLASRLGPSFVVAQYTTGDAESVSDDAAAVVRADFVEAFARHRRGAVTEFRHAATDWGVRFDDIEAEVCLWHGENDANVPIDGVRRLEERIPTAELRAFEDADHLGTLLRAVPDVLAEHR
- a CDS encoding helix-turn-helix domain-containing protein codes for the protein MKRVQLSVSYPDRFVHPIQRRIVSDLPITRAELLMWSPTEDATTLLWCDGDRDATAQAVADVESLVASNFVEDADGTYAFLRQDDYEFPAVLLELVADARVIFLPPVTFLETGDVQFEAVGESEALGAFHEELSALGDLTVERVREFERRDSPSRLTDRQRAALDAAVSVGYYDVPRNGTVADVADALDCSSSTAGELLRKAEAAVISDYTETR